From Paenibacillus graminis:
GGGAATATTCTGGTGAATGGGGTAGTGGATCAGGAGTGGCGGGCTGCTGTAGCCAGACTGGTGGAACGGGGCTCTGCTTCGGCTGAGGAAGCCGGGAGGCTGGTGCGGTCGGTGGTCCGGACCGAATGGATCATCAGTGAACGGTATTGCGACGAGCTGTTTTACACGTTTGTTGTTCATCGTGATTTGCTGCCTCTGGATGAAATTACACGGCTTTCAGAGCATCTGAACAGCTGGGGCTGGAAGGTTTCGCTTCAGGGCCGCAAGCTGTATGTGGTTCCGGAGGCGGTAGACAAAAGCGATGCAATCCTCCATGTGCGGCGCACAGTTAATTCCGGTCCGATGGTTGCGTCGGGCGATTCCCTGCTGGACAAGAGTCTGCTGGCAAGCGCCGATTATGCAATCGCTCCTTGCCATGGAGAAATATTTGCCGAACAGCAGGCAGGTCTAGTAAAATTGGAGTATCCCTTTACGAAGCAGGCCGGTGTATTTGCCGGGGATGAGATTATGGAATATGTACAGAGGCTGTATAACAATTTGACAGCACTAGGAGTTGGGCCACAATGAAAAAGGTAAACATTTATTTTAACCGCTGGTTTTCCGTGGCTTATCATTATATGAACCTCATCCGCAATAATGAGGACGGCATCCCTGTTCAAATCTTTGCCACCCATTCCGATATCCGGCATATGTCGCTGCAAGGCGCTGATGTTGCCGCAGCGGAGCCTGAACTTGAAGGGATTGAATATGTGCAATTCTGTGTAGACTTCTGCCGCAGCCATGAGATCGATATCTTTATTCCCCGTCTGCACATGCTGGATATTGCCTTACACGCTTCTATGTTCGATGCCATAGGCACAAAAGTGCTGGTCTGCCGTGATCTGGACCTGCTGGAGAAGATTATGGACAAGGGCAAATTCTATGAGAGTGTCAAGGAAACCGGAATCATGACGATCCCGGATTACCATGTGGTCAGCACAGCGGAGCAATTCCAGGCAGCTTACGAGGATCTTGCAGCCCAAGGACATCAGGTCTGCTTCAAGCCAACCGAAACCGAAGGCGGGCTTGGCTTCCGCATTATTAATAATGACCGTAATCCTTTGCAGGATCTTTTTGGCCATGTTACGCCGTACATATCTTTCGAGGAGGCCTACCGCATACTCTCCAGTGTGGATTCTTTTCCGAATCTGATGGTGATGGAGTTTCTCGAAGGCTTTGAGTACAGCATTGATTGCCTGGCCGATGAGAGCGGCAGACTGCTGGCGGCGGTGCCTCGCCGCAAGGCGGGCGGACGCCTGCGGCTGATGGAGCATATCCCGGAGCTGGAGGATATCGCTTCCCGGGTAGCCGGGGCTTACCGCATTCCATTCAATTTCAATATCCAAATGAAATACAGCGGCGGGGTTCCGAAGCTGCTGGAGATCAATCCCCGGATGTCCGGGGGGCTGCATATCTCCTGCCTATCCGGAATTAATTTCCCTTATTTGGCGGTCAAAAGCGCACTGGGCGGCGAGCTGCAGCCAGCGGAATTCGCCGGCAATGTGTTGGCCAGCCATGTAGAGCAGCCGCTGATTATGAGAATAAACGGCGAGTCCGTGGTCACGGATGCCGTGAACCTGAGCGGCAGCAGTTCATAAACCGCGCACAAGAGGTGAGAACAATTCATTTGAAATGGAAAGTATTGTTGTACGCTGGAGCCGGTTATATAGTTGCTTTGTTGACGAGTGCTTTTGTACCCGAGCTAATCTCTTTGCTGCTGCCGGTGGCCGGTGCTGGTGCAGCGGTTATCGGCGGGGGGCGGAACCGCATCAATCTGCCGGCGGAGATTCTTCCCGCCGGACAGGAGCAGGAAGCGCTCGCCCCGTCTCCCGCAGCGGGCAGCCTTGAGCGGGGCGGTTCCGCAAGCGGAGCTGCTGCTGCAGGTGGACAAGCTCCCGCCGGACGGGGAAGTGCTGAGGTCAGCCCAGAGTTCGCTCCGGTAGTGGAGTATTTGAGCATTTTGGAGGATATGATCATCTCCGAAGGGCAGAAGGATACGCTCGACAATGAGATTGTCGAGAAATCGCTGGCGCTGTTCGCCAGGCTTCAACGCGTGATTCCGCTGCTGCAGGAGCTGGGCAACGGCGAGATTAACCATACGGTCCGCAGGCTGGTGCTTAAGGATCTTAATGGTGTGATTAATCCGTTTCTGCGCCTGGGCGGAGAAGCCAAAACAAGAAACCGGAGAATGCTGCTGAACGGCCTGCGGGATGTCGATTCCAAGATATCGGAAATCGCCTCAACGATTGAGCATAAAGACCTGATGGAACTTCAGACCAAGGCGGAACTGATTCATCAGCGGTACAGCAGTTCCGAATTATAGGAGGAGGGAAACCCATGTCCACGCAGTTGATAGAGCTCAAAAAAGAAGATGAGCAGAAGGTTGTGGAAGAAGCCTCGCAGCTGATTGAGAAGGTCGCCAAAACAGACACCGTTGCCCTGGATTCCTTAATGGATGATATCGGCAAGCTGGGAGTGAAGACGCAGGAGAAGGCAGGGCAAACCCTGAAGCTGCTGGACCGCCCGGTGAATGATCTGATGTCCGGCAAACGGGTGGAAGTGCCGAACATGATTATGAAGCTGCGCAATGAGTGCGAGACGCTTCAGCAGAGCAAGAACGTCAGCTTTTTTGGCAAAATGCTGCGCAAGAGTCCACTCAAGAATTACGTATACAAGTATCAGTCGGTCCGCACCAATATTGACGCGATTGTTACCGGGCTGCGTGACGGGCGCGATACACTGGAAGAGAGCATCGTCAACATGCGGCAGCTCAAACGCACCTCCATGGAGGAGATTTACAACCTGCAGACCAAAATCGCCTTCGGCAACAAGCTGAAGGAGCTGTTCGAGGTTGAAATCGCCAAGCCGGAGAATGAGTTCCGCAAGGCATACCTGGAGCGCGGACTGCGCAAGGTGATGGTTCGTATCCAGTCCATGACGGAAATGATTCTCCTCTACAATCAGGCGATTGCCGCTACGGATATTATTAATGACAACAACGACAAGCTGATCGATTCCGTAAACAACGCGATTGATAAGACTTCGAATCTGATTACAGTCTCAGCGATGATTGCCATGTCCCTGGCGGATCAGGAGAATGTCATCTCTGCGGTGGAGGCGACAAATAAGACTATCGAAGATCAATTCAAAGAAAATGCGCGTCTGCTGCGTACCACTACGGAGAAAACGACGGAACTCCTCTCTAAGCCCTCTATGTCACTGGAGGCTGTGAATCAGGCTATTGGCGATCTCTTGAGCGCCCTGGATACTTCCGAACAGTCCAACCGCCGGATCATTGAGAGCTGCCAGGACTATACATCCAAAATGACAACCATCAACACGCAGCTGAACAACCGCCTCGGACTCAATGAAGCTTCGCAGCCGCAGGCCTTGAAGCAGGCCGGCAAAGACAGTGAGCTTAGCAGCTTTCTGAATTAAGAATCAAACCTCCCCACTCATAATCCCCTGCTCCTCCACATAAGTTGTCACTGAGGCGGCATATGGAGGAAGTGAGGATAAGCGGATGATTCTGGGATGTCTGGTACTGGTGCTTATCGTCGTTGCCAGCAGTGAGAAGGCAGAAGCGATTGTCAAACTGAACGATCCGGGCGATGACAGCTAAAGCGGCAACGGCGGGGTGCTCCGGTGGATACTCTGCAATTTTTGGACGGACCCTGGTTCAAGCAATTTCCAGCGGTTTATTGGGTATAATAACCCGGAGGCAGTACTTAGCCTCACATCGCTGAAAATATAAGCTGAATCGGAGGTCACATGGAGAACGAGGCACTGCTGCAGGTTGAGAAATTAGCGTTAAAGAAACAGAAAATCTATCAGCAAAGCATTTTCCGTTATATCGCCCGGGCAATGCTGGCCAGTATGTTTATTGGATTCGGCGTCATTGTTGCGTTTAAGACAGGTAACTTTTTCTACATGGAACATTCGCCGATGACGTATCCGATGGCTGCGATAACGTTCGGGGCAGCCATCATTTTGATCTCGTATGGTGGAGGCGATTTGTTCACCGGAGATACCTTTTATTACACGTATGCCGCCTTAAGACGCAAGCTGCAGTGGACCGAGGTGGTGCGGATGTGGGTTATCAGCTACATCGGCAATATTCTCGGGGCCACGGCCTTTGCGCTGCTGATTTTTTTGACAGGATTGTTCTATGATTCCAGTGTGAACGGATTTCTGCTCAATGTGGTGGCCCACAAGATGGAAGCCCCGGCAATGCAGCTGTTCTTCCGCGCGATTCTGTGTAATTGGCTGGTATGTCTAGCCTTTTTTGTTCCTATGTCTATGAAAAGTGATGGAGCCAAAATGTTCGCCATGGTTCTGTTCGTCTTCTGCTTCTTTATTTCCGGCTATGAGCACAGTATCGCCAATATGTGTACGTTTGCGATTGCCCTCGTGCTGGATCATCCCGGTACGATATCCTGGGGCGGTGTGGTGCACAATCTGGTGCCGGTCACGCTTGGGAATCTGATTGGTGGAGGCGTGCTGATGGGCGTGATGTATTATTATGTGAATAAGCCTTTTCTGGATGAGCCCCATGATGAGCCCAAGGATACGCATTAACCGGAGACACAACAAGCCCGCTTCTCCCGGATTGGGGAGAGCGGGCTTGTTGTTGGGGACGGCGGTGTTTGGAATTAGCCAAATACCGGGGTTACCGTTTTGCTCAGACGGAAATGGCCTTCAAGTTTGACGGGATCAACAACTTTGCCCCGGTTGCCTTTTGAACGTCCTCCACCGACAAACCCGGGGCAATTTCCTTCAGCATCAGCCCTGTGCCCGGAATCACATCGATGACCGCCATTTCAGTTACAATGGTTTTCACAACATTTACAGCAGTCAGGGGCAGCTTGCAGTTTTCTAATATTTTTGGCTCCCCATTTTTGTTCACATGGTCCATGGCTACAATGACACGTTTGGCCCCGACGACCAAATCCATAGCTCCCCCCATACCCGGCACTTTTTTTCCTGGAATCATCCAGCTTGCAAGATTGCCGTTCTCATCAACCTCCAGGGCGCCCAAAACAGTGATGTCCACATGCCCGCCACGGATGATGGAGAAGGAAAGCGCACTGTCAAAAAAGCAAGCTCCTGTCATGGTTGTAACATAACTTCCGCCAGAATCGATACAATCGATATTTTCTTGTTCCTTGGTGGCTTTGGGGCCAACACCGAGGATTCCGTTCTCAGCCTGCAGCATAATATGAACATTATCGGGAATATAGTCTACCGCCATGGTAGGCAGGCCAATACCCAGGTTGACCACATCGCCGTCTTTGAATTCCTGGGCGATTCTTCTTACAATGAATTCCCGGTTATTCATGCGTATCCCCTACCTTTACAATAGCGTCGATAAAAATTCCCGGTACGTTGACATGATTGGGATCAATTTCCCCGAGCTTTACATATTCGTCCGTCTGGGCAACTACATAATCTGCCGCCATAGCCATAACAAAGTTGAAGTTGCGTGAGGAGCCGTTGATCACAAGATTCCCCGCTTCATCTGCCTTATGGGCTCTGATTAGCGCCACGTCCGCTTTGAGCGGCAGTTCGAGCAGATATTCCCTTCCGTCAATATCTATTTTCTTTTTACCTTCCTCTACAATGGTACCTACACCTACAGGTGTTAAAACACCGCCCAAGCCCGCTCCTCCTGCACGTATTTTTTCAGCTAACGTGCCTTGCGGGAAGAGGTTTACCTCAGCTTCTTTGGTCATAAGGAGTCTTCCTGTTTCCGGATTGGAGCCGATATAGGATGCATAAATCCGTTTGACTCTGCCGCTTTTTACAAGCTTATATATAGATAATTCTGTAGTGCCTGTATCATTGGAAATAATGGAGAGATTTCCGGCGGAATGGGTCTCGACAAGCGCTCGCACGAGCTGTTCCGGGTGGCCTCCGGCCAGAAAACCGCCAACCATCACCGTGTCTCCGTCTTTGACCTTCTGAACGGCGTCTTCTGCGGAGATTAATTTGTTATTCATGGTTTCTGACTCCTTGTATATTTTTTTGAAAATATAAGAATTTAGAGGTTACTGGAGATAGTCATGAATGACTCTTGCGTATGGCAGCGTTAAATCGGCAATAAAATGTTTGCCGCCGATATACGCCTTAACCGGCAAATCTGCCACAGGAGCATTGACATGGGGAATCAGGCTTAACCGGGCCGGGCCTGACCAAGCGCCTTTTACTGTAATATTCTCGAGATTATACGCCACTAACTGCGCAATTTTAGGGGTACCGTCAACGTCGGGAATTAATTTTAAATTCACTTGTGTTTTTGCAATGGCTGTAGCCGTGTCCTTTTCGTCGAGAATGTTATGTTTGAAAGGCATGGTTCCCATGGCCACCAGGACATGGTTATAATGTAATGTACCGGTCAGCGTCTCCGTACCTTCAACGCTTAGGCGGGGATTCGCCCATTTTTTGGGGAACCCCCAAACTTCACGTCCTCCAAGAATAGCAGGCGCGTTATCCAAATACATTTGGGCAACAAAATTGCAGGGTTCCCCATGAAAGGTACACGGGATGACAATACCGCTCTCCTCATAGCTTCCTAGACCGGATGAATCAGGCATCTTGATCCATTCATAGGAAACGGTATTGCTTCCATCGGGCTGAAGCGGCTCCGGGACCGCCTGTCTAATCGCAGCGGGGTCGGATTCATAAGTAATGATAAAAAATTCCCGGTCGATGAAGCGGTAGGGGGGACGACCGTAACTGGGGCTGGCCGCAGGCATGGACTGCAGTGAAAGAACCTCTTTTGGATTCATAACAATCTTGACTCCCTTTCTTTTAGACGAATGTTAGATGAGTGCATTCTCAACCAGCATTGCGATTCCCATTCCCGTTCCAA
This genomic window contains:
- a CDS encoding CoA transferase subunit A, translated to MNNKLISAEDAVQKVKDGDTVMVGGFLAGGHPEQLVRALVETHSAGNLSIISNDTGTTELSIYKLVKSGRVKRIYASYIGSNPETGRLLMTKEAEVNLFPQGTLAEKIRAGGAGLGGVLTPVGVGTIVEEGKKKIDIDGREYLLELPLKADVALIRAHKADEAGNLVINGSSRNFNFVMAMAADYVVAQTDEYVKLGEIDPNHVNVPGIFIDAIVKVGDTHE
- a CDS encoding toxic anion resistance protein, encoding MSTQLIELKKEDEQKVVEEASQLIEKVAKTDTVALDSLMDDIGKLGVKTQEKAGQTLKLLDRPVNDLMSGKRVEVPNMIMKLRNECETLQQSKNVSFFGKMLRKSPLKNYVYKYQSVRTNIDAIVTGLRDGRDTLEESIVNMRQLKRTSMEEIYNLQTKIAFGNKLKELFEVEIAKPENEFRKAYLERGLRKVMVRIQSMTEMILLYNQAIAATDIINDNNDKLIDSVNNAIDKTSNLITVSAMIAMSLADQENVISAVEATNKTIEDQFKENARLLRTTTEKTTELLSKPSMSLEAVNQAIGDLLSALDTSEQSNRRIIESCQDYTSKMTTINTQLNNRLGLNEASQPQALKQAGKDSELSSFLN
- a CDS encoding formate/nitrite transporter family protein, which translates into the protein MENEALLQVEKLALKKQKIYQQSIFRYIARAMLASMFIGFGVIVAFKTGNFFYMEHSPMTYPMAAITFGAAIILISYGGGDLFTGDTFYYTYAALRRKLQWTEVVRMWVISYIGNILGATAFALLIFLTGLFYDSSVNGFLLNVVAHKMEAPAMQLFFRAILCNWLVCLAFFVPMSMKSDGAKMFAMVLFVFCFFISGYEHSIANMCTFAIALVLDHPGTISWGGVVHNLVPVTLGNLIGGGVLMGVMYYYVNKPFLDEPHDEPKDTH
- a CDS encoding acetoacetate decarboxylase, with protein sequence MNPKEVLSLQSMPAASPSYGRPPYRFIDREFFIITYESDPAAIRQAVPEPLQPDGSNTVSYEWIKMPDSSGLGSYEESGIVIPCTFHGEPCNFVAQMYLDNAPAILGGREVWGFPKKWANPRLSVEGTETLTGTLHYNHVLVAMGTMPFKHNILDEKDTATAIAKTQVNLKLIPDVDGTPKIAQLVAYNLENITVKGAWSGPARLSLIPHVNAPVADLPVKAYIGGKHFIADLTLPYARVIHDYLQ
- a CDS encoding ATP-grasp domain-containing protein; this translates as MKKVNIYFNRWFSVAYHYMNLIRNNEDGIPVQIFATHSDIRHMSLQGADVAAAEPELEGIEYVQFCVDFCRSHEIDIFIPRLHMLDIALHASMFDAIGTKVLVCRDLDLLEKIMDKGKFYESVKETGIMTIPDYHVVSTAEQFQAAYEDLAAQGHQVCFKPTETEGGLGFRIINNDRNPLQDLFGHVTPYISFEEAYRILSSVDSFPNLMVMEFLEGFEYSIDCLADESGRLLAAVPRRKAGGRLRLMEHIPELEDIASRVAGAYRIPFNFNIQMKYSGGVPKLLEINPRMSGGLHISCLSGINFPYLAVKSALGGELQPAEFAGNVLASHVEQPLIMRINGESVVTDAVNLSGSSS
- a CDS encoding HAD family hydrolase; the protein is MIYASDLDRTLIYSPSAIGVPEDSQGLVPAEIVDGKTVSYISQHALELLKDLAAKIIFMPVTTRTVAQYRRINLFQYTVIPDYAITSNGGNILVNGVVDQEWRAAVARLVERGSASAEEAGRLVRSVVRTEWIISERYCDELFYTFVVHRDLLPLDEITRLSEHLNSWGWKVSLQGRKLYVVPEAVDKSDAILHVRRTVNSGPMVASGDSLLDKSLLASADYAIAPCHGEIFAEQQAGLVKLEYPFTKQAGVFAGDEIMEYVQRLYNNLTALGVGPQ
- a CDS encoding 3-oxoacid CoA-transferase subunit B, producing MNNREFIVRRIAQEFKDGDVVNLGIGLPTMAVDYIPDNVHIMLQAENGILGVGPKATKEQENIDCIDSGGSYVTTMTGACFFDSALSFSIIRGGHVDITVLGALEVDENGNLASWMIPGKKVPGMGGAMDLVVGAKRVIVAMDHVNKNGEPKILENCKLPLTAVNVVKTIVTEMAVIDVIPGTGLMLKEIAPGLSVEDVQKATGAKLLIPSNLKAISV